Proteins encoded within one genomic window of Microbacterium soli:
- the purN gene encoding phosphoribosylglycinamide formyltransferase, translating into MLTLAVLISGTGSNLRALLEATSHVDFPARVVAVGADREADGLAHAEEFGIPSFVVPYSAYSTREEWGEQLAARLDAWEPDLIVLSGLMRLLPASVVARYAPRIVNTHPAYLPEFPGAHGVRDALAAGAAQTGASVIVVDDGVDTGPILAQERVDILPGDTEATLHARIKPVERRLLIDVVRRVAAGELVL; encoded by the coding sequence GTGCTGACGCTCGCCGTTCTCATCTCCGGTACGGGTTCGAACCTCCGAGCCCTTCTCGAAGCGACCAGCCACGTCGATTTCCCCGCCCGCGTCGTCGCGGTGGGGGCCGACCGCGAAGCCGACGGGCTCGCCCATGCGGAGGAGTTCGGCATCCCGTCGTTCGTCGTCCCCTACTCCGCCTACTCGACGCGGGAGGAGTGGGGGGAGCAGCTCGCCGCCCGGTTGGACGCCTGGGAGCCCGACCTCATCGTGCTCAGCGGTCTGATGCGGCTGCTTCCGGCATCCGTCGTCGCGCGCTACGCGCCGCGCATCGTCAACACGCATCCCGCGTACCTCCCCGAGTTCCCCGGTGCGCACGGTGTCCGTGACGCGCTCGCGGCCGGTGCCGCGCAGACCGGTGCCAGCGTCATCGTCGTCGACGACGGAGTCGACACCGGACCGATCCTCGCTCAGGAGCGGGTCGACATCCTCCCCGGCGACACCGAGGCGACGCTGCATGCGCGCATCAAGCCCGTCGAGCGGCGGCTGCTCATCGACGTCGTACGGCGCGTCGCCGCCGGCGAGCTCGTCCTCTGA